A genomic window from Candidatus Angelobacter sp. includes:
- a CDS encoding MqnA/MqnD/SBP family protein → MTDETPRLRMAPADSPEELAHRFEREQRAAQLQREDNLSESLAPFRVGSVPYLNAVPLTRGLEEQVVFVTPSKLAELLQQDELDAALVSVTEVLFNDRYDILDGIAIASLGE, encoded by the coding sequence ATGACAGACGAGACACCCAGACTGCGCATGGCGCCGGCCGATTCACCGGAGGAACTGGCACATCGCTTCGAGCGGGAGCAGCGCGCCGCGCAGTTGCAACGCGAGGACAATCTCAGCGAATCTCTGGCGCCGTTTCGTGTCGGTTCCGTGCCGTACCTCAACGCCGTGCCGCTCACCCGCGGACTCGAGGAGCAGGTCGTTTTTGTGACACCGTCGAAACTCGCCGAGTTGCTGCAACAGGACGAACTCGACGCCGCGCTCGTAAGTGTGACCGAGGTGCTGTTCAATGACCGCTACGACATCCTGGACGGAATTGCCATCGCGTCCCTCGGTGAGG